Within the Ensifer canadensis genome, the region AACGCCGTCAACGGCGTGCTCGGCAGCCCGGAGCTCGCCGACCATCTGCAGATCGTCCAGTCGGATCCCTCGCAGCGATCGGAGGGGCGCGACTTCGGCGTGCTTTCGCCGCAGACCTGCCGAGTCAGCAACCAGGATACCAAACATGCGATGATCCTGGCGGGGCTCGGCTGGGGGCGGTTGCCGCTGTGGCAGGTGGAGCGCGATCTCGCCGAGGGCCGGCTCGTTCGCTTGCCTACGGCCTCGCTCGGCCGCAACAGCCAGGTCGCCGCCGAGGCCTATCTCGTGCACCGGATCGACGAGCCGCTCGGGCCGGCGGCGCGTGTTTTTGGCGACGCGCTTACCCGACTTTGTCGGCGCTGACGGCCGCGCCTATCTCCTGCCGGCGACGGCGAATATCAGCGTGAACATGACCAGTACCATGCCGACCCCGAGCGGACCGGCAGTGGGATTGATCAGCGCCATGAGAAAGCCGGTGGCGCCCGATCCGGCCGCGCTGCCGGCAGCATAGGCCAGCGAAAAGGCGGCACTGCCAGCCACCAGCATGCTGCCGCGATATTGCTCGCCGAGCATGGTCAGCGCTGCCGTGTAGAGGGCGAAGCTGGCAGCGCCGATCAGCGCGAACAGCGCCAGCAAGAGCGGTGCCGACGTCACCAACGGAATGGCGAGATAGCCGGTTGCCGCCACCGCGGCTGCAGTAATCGCCACCCGCCGACGCGGCAACTTGTCGAGCAAGACACCAATGAAGGGCTGCGCCAGTGCCGTCGGCACCGCAAGCACCGTCACGCTCAACGCCGCGAAGGCCTGACTGTGGCCGGACTTGACGAAATAGACCGGCATCGCCGAGATCGCCGCAATATCGGCAAAGCCGAACATCAGCACCATCAGGATCAGGGTCGGCGCGTGCCGGAAGAACGCGAACAGATCGCGCGTCGAAGATGGCTCCGGCCGCGTCCGCGCGCCCATCGTCAGAAGGCCGGTGAGGAAGGCGACGAGCGCGATATAGATCGCCAGCAACGCAAAGCCGAGCCCGCCGCTGGTGCCGAGAAGCGGGATCGCCAGCGGCCCGGCGGCAAAGCCGCCGCACATGCCGGCGCCGTAGAGGCCGGATACCCGGCCGCGCAGCCGGTCCGGGCAGGCGGTGTTGAGCCAGGCTTCGCCCAGCATGAAGACCATACTGACGAAGAAGCCGAGCGCGAAGCGGGCGATGAACCAGACCGGAAGCGAGGAGGTGGACGCAAGTGTTGCGAGGCAGAGGGAACAGCCGCAGAGGCTGGCGATGATCAGCTTGTCTGCGGAGGCAAGTCGCGTCAGATGCCCGAGCAGCAGGGTCGCCGCGGCAAGGCCGGCGGCAAAGCCCATGGCATTGAGACCGATCGTGGCGGCCGAGACGCCGCGGCCTTCCAGCGACAGCGAAATCAAGGGATAGGTGAGCCCTTGCGCGACGGAAAAGGCGGTAACGCCAAGCACGACGGCGATGATGGCCGGCCAATCCGGAGCGATGTCGCCCACCTCAACGGTTTTCGACGTCATCGGCCCCTCCCATCGACAGTGCGTCCCCTGGGGAGATCGGCATCGATCTCCCCAGGGGATCTGCATAGATCATCCGCCGCCGGTTTGGAACTCGACCGGCGGCGGATCGGCAACTATTGTCAGGCGGCCTTGTCCCACACCGGCGACAGACCCTCGGGGCTGACGATGCGGCCGTCCGGACGGGCGAGGCCATGGATCGCCGCCATCTCGCCGTCA harbors:
- a CDS encoding MFS transporter; translation: MTSKTVEVGDIAPDWPAIIAVVLGVTAFSVAQGLTYPLISLSLEGRGVSAATIGLNAMGFAAGLAAATLLLGHLTRLASADKLIIASLCGCSLCLATLASTSSLPVWFIARFALGFFVSMVFMLGEAWLNTACPDRLRGRVSGLYGAGMCGGFAAGPLAIPLLGTSGGLGFALLAIYIALVAFLTGLLTMGARTRPEPSSTRDLFAFFRHAPTLILMVLMFGFADIAAISAMPVYFVKSGHSQAFAALSVTVLAVPTALAQPFIGVLLDKLPRRRVAITAAAVAATGYLAIPLVTSAPLLLALFALIGAASFALYTAALTMLGEQYRGSMLVAGSAAFSLAYAAGSAAGSGATGFLMALINPTAGPLGVGMVLVMFTLIFAVAGRR